One stretch of Cohnella algarum DNA includes these proteins:
- the ftsY gene encoding signal recognition particle-docking protein FtsY, whose translation MSFFKRLKESIASKTEAVTSKFREGLAKTRDAFVGQVMDLFSRRSKIDEAFFEELEEILIGADVGVNTVMDLIDDLRAEVKKRKIEEASELKPILSEKLVALLKSEDESAEIRMNPTGITVILFVGVNGVGKTTTIGKLAWRFKQQGKSVLMAAGDTFRAGAIEQLEVWGERVGVDVIRQQAGSDPAAVMYDAVQAAKQRGVDVLLCDTAGRLQNKANLMEELSKIYRVIQREIPGAPHETLLVLDATTGQNALQQAKLFGEKSGVSGLVLTKLDGTAKGGIVIAIRQELSIPVKLVGLGEKMDDLQQFDAEQFVHALFAGLAESEQADSKPSESSDE comes from the coding sequence ATGAGCTTTTTCAAAAGGCTGAAAGAAAGCATCGCCTCGAAAACCGAAGCGGTGACGAGCAAGTTTCGCGAAGGGCTGGCCAAAACCCGCGACGCCTTCGTCGGCCAGGTGATGGATTTATTTTCGCGTCGGTCTAAAATCGACGAAGCGTTTTTCGAGGAGCTGGAGGAAATTTTGATCGGCGCGGACGTCGGCGTGAACACGGTCATGGACTTGATCGACGACCTGCGGGCCGAAGTGAAAAAACGCAAAATCGAGGAAGCGTCGGAGCTGAAGCCGATTTTGTCGGAAAAGCTGGTCGCCCTGCTCAAAAGCGAAGACGAGTCGGCCGAGATCCGGATGAATCCTACGGGAATTACCGTCATCCTGTTCGTCGGCGTCAACGGCGTCGGCAAAACGACGACGATCGGCAAGCTCGCCTGGCGCTTCAAGCAGCAGGGCAAGTCGGTGCTGATGGCGGCGGGGGACACGTTCCGCGCCGGCGCGATCGAACAGCTTGAAGTATGGGGCGAGCGCGTCGGCGTCGACGTGATTCGGCAGCAGGCCGGTTCGGACCCGGCGGCCGTCATGTACGACGCCGTGCAAGCGGCCAAGCAGCGGGGCGTCGACGTGCTGCTGTGCGATACGGCCGGCCGGCTGCAAAACAAGGCGAATCTGATGGAGGAGCTGTCCAAGATTTATCGCGTCATCCAGCGGGAAATTCCGGGCGCCCCGCATGAGACGCTGCTCGTGCTCGACGCGACGACGGGGCAGAACGCCCTGCAGCAGGCGAAGCTGTTCGGCGAAAAAAGCGGCGTCTCCGGCCTCGTGCTGACCAAGCTTGACGGAACGGCCAAGGGCGGGATCGTCATTGCCATCCGCCAGGAGCTCTCGATTCCGGTCAAGCTCGTCGGCCTCGGCGAAAAAATGGACGATTTGCAGCAGTTCGACGCCGAGCAATTCGTGCATGCCCTGTTCGCCGGGCTCGCCGAGAGCGAACAGGCGGATTCGAAGCCGAGCGAATCGTCGGACGAATAA
- a CDS encoding MarR family winged helix-turn-helix transcriptional regulator: MEDELQISKLFKSFREVNQVFHQAIWRAAEGMGVTPIQFHALKTLKKHPRISLTELAELIHIGNSATSGIVDRLVKAGMVARERPETDRRTVALNVTPKGEELLRKANDSAMLGMSSLTELPEGDIDQLLRIHRAIVEKLQNVERGNEQ, encoded by the coding sequence ATGGAGGATGAGCTGCAAATAAGCAAACTGTTCAAATCGTTTCGCGAAGTAAACCAGGTGTTTCATCAAGCGATTTGGCGGGCGGCGGAAGGCATGGGAGTCACGCCGATTCAATTCCACGCTTTGAAGACGTTGAAGAAGCATCCGCGCATCAGCTTGACCGAGTTGGCGGAACTTATTCATATCGGCAACAGCGCGACCAGCGGCATCGTGGACCGGCTGGTCAAGGCGGGCATGGTCGCCCGCGAGAGGCCGGAAACCGACCGGCGCACCGTTGCCTTGAATGTGACCCCGAAAGGCGAGGAGCTGCTGCGGAAAGCGAACGATTCCGCAATGCTGGGAATGTCGTCGCTGACGGAGCTGCCCGAAGGGGACATCGATCAATTGCTGCGCATCCACCGGGCGATCGTAGAGAAATTACAGAACGTGGAGAGAGGGAATGAACAATGA
- a CDS encoding XdhC family protein, translated as MDGYEILSFLRRNAEPAVLATVVEVKGHAYRKAGAMMLLKEDGSAVGSVSPGCLESDLRERVRGLLRSGRSEIVAYDLRPEEDAVWGEAVGCGGALRILLEPVGGELRRLLGQIAERNARGEAVCLERIRADGGLRYKLAAAAGSEGGNSRVRELERGGALFFSQLFEPRPRLILFGAGRDADPIVRLAGRIGFQVAVADWRPSLVSEERFPGLELAVGSAAAIAERLNIGAGDYALLCGHQLQRDREMLELLLAIGPAYVGVMGSQSRIRHLFDGLPKRDFVHAPVGLSIGSEGAEEIAVSIAAELIAVRSGLRASAAGRRTEAAGMPALGEADVFEAQNVCEWR; from the coding sequence ATGGACGGTTACGAAATTTTGTCCTTTCTTCGGCGGAACGCGGAACCGGCCGTCCTGGCTACCGTCGTCGAGGTGAAAGGCCACGCTTATCGAAAAGCCGGCGCGATGATGCTGCTGAAGGAGGACGGAAGCGCGGTCGGGAGCGTCAGCCCCGGCTGCCTGGAGTCCGATCTTCGCGAGCGGGTTCGCGGGCTGCTCCGCAGCGGCCGGAGCGAGATTGTCGCCTACGATCTGCGTCCGGAGGAGGACGCGGTGTGGGGGGAGGCGGTCGGCTGCGGGGGCGCGCTGCGGATTTTGCTGGAGCCGGTCGGCGGCGAGCTGCGAAGGTTGCTCGGGCAAATCGCCGAACGCAACGCTCGGGGAGAAGCCGTATGCTTGGAGCGAATCCGCGCGGATGGCGGGCTTCGGTATAAGCTCGCGGCGGCCGCGGGCAGCGAGGGCGGGAATTCGCGGGTACGAGAGCTGGAGCGAGGCGGAGCGCTTTTTTTCAGTCAGCTGTTCGAGCCCCGGCCGCGGCTGATTCTGTTCGGCGCGGGAAGGGATGCGGACCCGATCGTGCGGCTGGCCGGCCGCATCGGCTTTCAAGTGGCGGTAGCCGACTGGAGGCCTTCGCTCGTGAGCGAAGAGCGATTTCCCGGCTTGGAGCTCGCGGTCGGATCGGCCGCGGCGATTGCCGAACGCCTGAACATCGGCGCCGGCGATTACGCGCTTTTGTGCGGACACCAGCTGCAAAGGGATCGCGAAATGCTGGAGCTGCTGCTGGCGATCGGTCCCGCATACGTCGGAGTGATGGGCTCGCAAAGCCGGATCCGGCATTTGTTCGACGGATTGCCGAAGAGGGACTTCGTGCACGCTCCGGTCGGCCTGTCGATCGGCAGCGAGGGCGCCGAGGAAATCGCGGTCAGCATTGCGGCCGAGCTCATTGCGGTGAGAAGCGGTCTTCGCGCTTCGGCGGCGGGCCGGCGAACCGAAGCCGCGGGCATGCCGGCGTTAGGCGAGGCTGATGTTTTCGAGGCCCAAAACGTCTGCGAATGGAGATAA
- a CDS encoding PucR family transcriptional regulator, whose amino-acid sequence MNKDPEYVQEMLRTLETYLENDGQLNETAKKLFIHRNTATYRIEKLGELLDVDFKRINDLLRLKMAFLFRKRLSGGAGSRSERVR is encoded by the coding sequence ATGAACAAAGATCCGGAATATGTTCAGGAGATGCTGCGAACGCTGGAAACGTATTTGGAAAACGACGGCCAGCTGAACGAAACCGCAAAGAAGCTGTTCATTCACCGCAACACGGCCACATACCGGATCGAGAAGCTGGGCGAGCTGCTGGATGTCGATTTTAAGCGGATAAACGATCTGCTCCGGCTCAAGATGGCGTTTCTGTTCCGGAAGCGGTTGTCGGGCGGGGCGGGAAGCCGTTCGGAGCGCGTTCGCTGA
- the smc gene encoding chromosome segregation protein SMC — translation MFLRRIELAGFKSFADRLELEFGRGITAVVGPNGSGKSNISDGIRWVLGEQSAKSLRGGNMQDIIFAGSDSRKAVNFAEVSLTLDNTDKALPLEFSEVTVTRRVHRSGESEYLINKQPCRLKDITELFMDTGIGKEAYSIIGQGRIEEILSTRSEDRRGIFEEASGIVKYKSRKKEAQKKLEDTEANLLRINDLVVELEGQVEPLRKQSEKAETYKTLKEELKAKEIALYVHQIETTHKTWSETSERLAKLKEEEVALSAEVALHDAKLEEDRQSLHRLEETLEKLQDELLHTSEETEKSEGYAELLKERHANLLRNRETIEGSLEQTASRLAEAEAEGAALAQRRGVLEMELAALKERLEREETRLALADGSGEAEEKLKAELFETMNAMAQARNDIRYCEQQREVLERRMQRSAEERAKLGEQSALLASRKEEVESRLAEGAAAVIRARDQYVAEGARSSDLQRRLEEAQAAFRRAEQKREALVSRRDTIKEMQNDYDGFQHGVREVLKAAKRGQLQGVHGAVAELIGVPAQLETAIETALGGAMQNIVMENEATSRTAIGYLKQRQSGRATFLPLDVIRPRQLGDHDRKIAGEAEGFVGVASELVKSEARYANIVGSLLGNVVIAQKLEHANRIASRLQYRYRVVTIDGDVVNPGGSMTGGSLQKKSSSLLGRQRQLEELEREIGQAESDRAASKGEVDDLKKELSIVAQNIEQLRELGERERLNEQRLTAELQQLTHEEKQLGEQMAAQEGETAALGAEASGLEAARSEADARLAALTAEEAKLNEQMREAEELRRRSQTEKEELQAEVTELKVKTARLEQDRQAVDDQFGRHKSERQRLEAERQQLADALAQNLEETARTEEEQVRQQERLNELRLARREFTEGIEFKRSDRAERLRQLELKENETKEQRTRHKNVEEQLRQTEIAVNRMDVELDNLLRKLSEEYEIGFEWAKQKYPVPEDIAAAQNEARELKRRVSALGDVNMGAIEEYRRVSERFAFLSAQKEDLIEAKSKLHEIIREMDEEMSRRFRTTFDEIRKHFIVVFSRLFGGGRADLILSEPDRPLDTGIDIVAQPPGKKLQNLQLLSGGERALTAIALLFAILNVKPVPFCVLDEVEAALDEANVARYAQYMRDFSEVTQFIVVTHRKGTMEEADRLYGVTMEEGGVSKLVSVRLDEDEDSVTATA, via the coding sequence ATGTTTTTGAGAAGGATCGAGCTAGCCGGCTTCAAATCGTTCGCGGACCGACTCGAACTCGAGTTCGGACGCGGAATTACGGCCGTCGTCGGCCCGAACGGCAGCGGCAAGAGCAACATCTCCGACGGCATCCGCTGGGTGCTCGGGGAGCAAAGCGCCAAAAGCCTGCGCGGCGGCAACATGCAGGACATTATTTTTGCCGGGAGCGACAGCCGCAAGGCGGTCAACTTCGCGGAAGTCTCGCTTACGCTGGACAACACCGACAAAGCCCTGCCGCTGGAGTTTTCCGAGGTGACGGTCACGCGCCGCGTTCACCGCAGCGGCGAAAGCGAATATTTGATCAACAAGCAGCCGTGCCGGCTGAAGGACATTACCGAGCTGTTCATGGATACGGGGATCGGCAAAGAAGCGTATTCCATTATCGGACAAGGCCGCATCGAGGAAATTCTCAGTACGCGATCCGAGGATCGGCGCGGCATTTTCGAAGAAGCTTCGGGCATCGTCAAGTACAAATCCCGCAAAAAAGAAGCGCAAAAAAAGCTCGAGGACACCGAAGCGAACCTGCTGCGGATCAACGACCTCGTCGTGGAGCTCGAAGGCCAGGTCGAGCCGCTGCGCAAGCAGTCCGAAAAGGCCGAAACGTACAAAACGTTAAAAGAAGAGCTGAAGGCGAAAGAAATCGCGCTTTACGTCCACCAGATCGAGACGACGCACAAGACGTGGTCGGAAACGAGCGAGCGGCTCGCGAAGCTGAAGGAAGAGGAAGTGGCGCTTTCCGCCGAAGTCGCGCTTCACGACGCGAAGCTGGAGGAGGACCGCCAGTCGCTGCACCGGCTCGAGGAAACGCTGGAAAAGCTCCAGGACGAGCTGCTCCATACGAGCGAAGAGACGGAAAAAAGCGAAGGCTATGCCGAGCTGCTCAAGGAACGCCACGCGAATTTGCTGCGCAACCGGGAAACGATCGAAGGCAGCCTGGAGCAAACCGCGTCTCGCCTTGCCGAGGCGGAAGCGGAAGGGGCGGCTCTCGCGCAGCGGCGCGGCGTTCTGGAGATGGAGCTCGCGGCTTTGAAGGAGCGCCTCGAACGGGAAGAGACGAGGCTGGCGCTTGCCGACGGAAGCGGCGAGGCCGAAGAGAAGCTGAAAGCCGAGCTGTTCGAAACGATGAACGCGATGGCGCAGGCGCGCAACGATATCCGCTATTGCGAGCAGCAGCGGGAAGTGCTGGAGCGGCGCATGCAGCGCTCGGCCGAGGAGAGGGCGAAGCTCGGCGAACAATCGGCGCTGCTTGCGTCCCGCAAGGAAGAAGTGGAAAGCCGGCTTGCCGAAGGGGCGGCCGCCGTCATCCGGGCGCGCGACCAATATGTCGCCGAGGGAGCGAGGTCTTCCGACCTGCAGCGCAGGCTGGAAGAAGCGCAGGCGGCGTTCCGCCGCGCCGAGCAAAAACGGGAAGCCCTCGTGTCCCGCCGGGATACGATCAAGGAAATGCAAAACGATTACGACGGCTTCCAGCACGGCGTCCGCGAAGTGCTCAAAGCGGCGAAACGGGGCCAGCTGCAAGGCGTGCACGGGGCGGTAGCCGAGCTGATCGGGGTTCCGGCCCAGCTCGAAACCGCCATCGAAACGGCGCTCGGCGGCGCGATGCAAAACATCGTCATGGAAAACGAAGCCACCTCGCGGACGGCGATCGGGTATTTGAAGCAGCGGCAATCCGGACGGGCTACTTTTCTGCCGCTCGATGTCATCCGTCCTCGTCAGCTCGGCGATCACGACCGAAAAATCGCCGGCGAAGCGGAGGGCTTCGTCGGGGTCGCTTCCGAGCTCGTCAAGTCGGAAGCCCGGTACGCGAACATCGTCGGCAGCCTGCTCGGCAACGTGGTCATCGCGCAAAAGCTCGAGCATGCGAACCGGATCGCCTCGCGGCTGCAATACCGTTATCGCGTCGTGACGATCGACGGCGACGTCGTCAATCCCGGCGGCTCGATGACCGGGGGCAGCCTGCAGAAAAAGTCGTCCAGCCTGCTCGGCCGGCAGCGCCAGCTCGAGGAGCTGGAACGCGAGATCGGCCAGGCGGAAAGCGACCGCGCCGCCTCGAAAGGCGAAGTCGACGACCTGAAGAAGGAGCTGTCGATCGTCGCCCAAAATATCGAGCAGCTGCGCGAGCTGGGCGAGCGGGAGAGGCTGAACGAGCAGCGGCTGACCGCCGAGCTTCAGCAGCTGACGCACGAGGAGAAGCAGCTCGGCGAGCAAATGGCGGCGCAGGAAGGCGAGACCGCCGCGCTCGGCGCCGAAGCGAGCGGGCTGGAGGCGGCTCGAAGCGAAGCGGACGCCCGGCTTGCCGCGTTGACGGCGGAGGAAGCGAAGCTTAACGAGCAAATGCGCGAAGCGGAAGAGCTTCGCCGCCGAAGCCAGACGGAGAAGGAAGAGCTGCAGGCGGAAGTGACCGAGCTGAAGGTGAAGACGGCCCGGCTCGAGCAGGATCGCCAGGCGGTCGACGACCAGTTCGGGCGGCACAAGAGCGAGCGGCAGCGGCTCGAGGCGGAAAGGCAGCAGCTGGCCGATGCGCTCGCGCAAAACCTGGAGGAGACGGCGCGCACCGAAGAAGAGCAGGTTCGGCAGCAGGAACGGCTCAACGAGCTGCGGCTGGCGAGAAGGGAATTCACGGAAGGAATCGAATTCAAGCGTTCCGACCGCGCCGAGCGCCTCCGGCAGCTCGAACTGAAGGAGAACGAGACGAAGGAGCAGCGCACCCGCCACAAAAACGTCGAGGAACAGCTCCGGCAGACGGAAATCGCCGTCAACCGGATGGACGTCGAGCTGGACAATTTGCTGCGCAAGCTGAGCGAAGAGTATGAAATCGGCTTCGAATGGGCGAAGCAGAAATATCCCGTGCCGGAAGATATCGCGGCGGCGCAGAACGAGGCGCGCGAGCTGAAGCGCCGCGTGTCCGCGCTGGGCGACGTCAACATGGGCGCCATCGAGGAATACCGCCGCGTCAGCGAGCGCTTCGCGTTTTTGTCCGCGCAAAAGGAAGATCTGATCGAAGCGAAGTCGAAGCTGCATGAAATTATCCGGGAAATGGACGAGGAAATGTCGAGGCGTTTCCGGACGACGTTCGACGAAATCCGCAAGCATTTTATCGTCGTGTTCTCCCGGCTGTTCGGAGGCGGCCGCGCCGATCTGATTTTAAGCGAGCCCGACCGCCCGCTCGACACGGGCATCGACATCGTCGCGCAGCCCCCGGGCAAAAAGCTGCAAAACCTGCAGCTGCTCTCCGGGGGCGAGCGGGCGCTGACGGCGATCGCGCTGCTGTTCGCAATTTTGAACGTCAAGCCGGTTCCGTTTTGCGTGCTCGACGAGGTCGAAGCCGCCCTCGACGAAGCGAACGTGGCCCGGTATGCCCAATACATGCGGGATTTTTCCGAAGTGACGCAATTTATCGTCGTGACGCACCGCAAAGGAACGATGGAGGAAGCGGACCGCCTGTACGGGGTCACGATGGAGGAGGGCGGCGTATCCAAACTCGTGTCCGTCCGTCTGGACGAAGACGAGGATTCGGTCACGGCCACGGCCTGA
- a CDS encoding PucR family transcriptional regulator ligand-binding domain-containing protein, producing MSTMYLTVEQALSVYPLTEAKLIAGDAGKNRIVKSVNVMDAPDITDWIKEGEMLFTTAYLIKDRPEEAADLIDRLDRRGSSGLGIKLGRFWSSVPEPLVERADKLGFPLIELPFQFTFSDQMNGLFHAEMKRNTSVLQDVLDKQVRLMRFALQANPVRQLFDSVAEVIGDPIAIVGSRGKLVYNTTGLPEAELARGRPWPQHPTWVKEGGWQAFGVPLKHSERCTGYVLFFTPRMALSAIEESLYVQAAELLAFHLNFNYENVYELSVRKDFGQLVKRHLKNGLSAEALSEYADRWDIDLFRNAYRCVLTDVSGMASEAARAETLEALKEEYVCHTRLQELKGTHIVMEEGLLSLFPEAEADDGGGWPRRWTIASPATKERNRRRPSAAERNSPRCLRMRSGNARKRSAWPGTGGSATGFCVTRRSILRSFSKMCPRKKCNFIATGCSAA from the coding sequence ATGAGTACGATGTATTTGACCGTCGAGCAAGCCTTATCCGTCTATCCGCTTACGGAAGCGAAGCTGATTGCGGGCGATGCCGGCAAAAACCGGATCGTCAAGTCCGTCAACGTCATGGACGCGCCCGACATTACGGATTGGATCAAGGAGGGCGAAATGCTGTTTACGACCGCCTATTTGATCAAGGATCGGCCCGAGGAAGCGGCGGACCTCATCGACAGGCTCGACCGCCGAGGCTCGTCGGGACTCGGCATCAAGCTGGGCCGCTTCTGGTCCTCCGTCCCCGAACCGCTCGTCGAACGGGCCGACAAGCTCGGCTTTCCTCTCATCGAGCTTCCGTTTCAGTTCACGTTTTCCGATCAGATGAACGGTTTGTTCCATGCGGAAATGAAGCGCAATACGAGCGTGCTGCAGGACGTGCTCGACAAGCAGGTCCGGCTGATGCGGTTCGCGCTCCAGGCCAACCCGGTCCGTCAACTGTTCGATTCGGTGGCGGAGGTGATCGGCGACCCGATCGCGATCGTCGGTTCCCGGGGGAAGCTCGTCTACAACACGACCGGGCTGCCGGAAGCGGAGCTGGCGCGCGGCCGGCCATGGCCGCAGCATCCGACGTGGGTGAAGGAAGGGGGCTGGCAGGCGTTCGGCGTGCCGCTTAAACATTCGGAGCGCTGCACCGGTTACGTGCTGTTTTTTACCCCGCGAATGGCGTTATCCGCGATCGAGGAAAGCCTGTACGTCCAGGCGGCCGAACTTCTTGCCTTTCATTTGAATTTTAACTACGAAAATGTTTACGAGCTGTCGGTGCGCAAGGATTTCGGGCAGCTCGTCAAGCGCCACCTGAAAAACGGCCTGTCGGCCGAGGCGCTTTCGGAGTATGCGGACCGGTGGGATATCGATTTGTTCCGGAACGCCTACCGCTGCGTGCTGACGGACGTCTCCGGCATGGCAAGCGAGGCGGCCCGCGCCGAAACGCTGGAAGCTTTGAAAGAGGAATACGTTTGCCATACCCGCCTTCAAGAGTTGAAGGGGACGCATATCGTAATGGAAGAAGGGCTCTTGTCGTTGTTTCCGGAGGCGGAAGCCGACGACGGAGGGGGCTGGCCGCGGCGCTGGACCATTGCCTCGCCTGCTACAAAGGAGCGGAACCGAAGGCGGCCGTCAGCAGCCGAAAGAAACAGCCCGCGCTGCTTGCGGATGCGTTCAGGGAATGCGCGGAAACGCAGCGCTTGGCCCGGGACTGGGGGATCGGCGACCGGATTTTGCGTTACGAGACGCTCGATTTTGCGTTCATTTTCGAAAATGTGCCCACGGAAAAAATGCAATTTTATTGCGACCGGCTGCTCGGCGGCCTGA
- a CDS encoding 5'-deoxyadenosine deaminase, with the protein MATTLVRNAIIMTMNESGDIVHGDVLVEGNRIKRIGADIREEADRIVEAGGKVLLPGFVQTHIHLCQTLFRGRADDLALIDWLRERIWPLEAAHSEDSIYYSALLGTGELIRSGTTTILDMETVHYTESAFQAIKESGIRAISGKVMMDHGTEVPLALQEDTDRSLQESVDLLEKWNGAANGRIQYAFCPRFVVSCTERLLVGVRDLSAQYGVRVHTHASENREEIAIVEAERGMRNVVYLDHIGLARPNLILAHSIWLDEEEKRIIRDRGVKVTHCPGSNLKLASGIAEIPDLLERGVAVGIGADGAPCNNNLDMFQEMRLTAFIQKVQHGPTVMNARTVLRMATMGGAEVLGLEKDIGSIEPGKLADFQLLDLEDFHAYPSHDADLYSRVVYAATRGDVDTVMIDGEIVMSGKVVRTIDKSAALKGADRSLAKLLARIG; encoded by the coding sequence ATGGCGACTACGCTTGTTCGCAATGCGATCATCATGACGATGAACGAATCGGGCGATATCGTGCATGGAGACGTTCTGGTCGAGGGGAACCGGATCAAACGAATCGGCGCCGACATCCGGGAGGAGGCGGACCGCATCGTCGAAGCCGGCGGGAAGGTTCTGCTGCCCGGCTTCGTGCAGACGCATATCCACCTGTGCCAGACTCTGTTTCGCGGGCGCGCGGACGATCTGGCGCTGATCGACTGGCTGCGCGAGCGGATTTGGCCGCTCGAGGCGGCGCATTCGGAGGATTCGATCTATTATTCCGCGCTGCTCGGCACGGGGGAGCTGATCCGGAGCGGGACGACGACGATTTTGGATATGGAAACGGTGCATTATACGGAATCGGCGTTTCAGGCGATCAAGGAAAGCGGGATTCGCGCCATATCCGGCAAGGTGATGATGGATCACGGGACGGAAGTGCCGCTTGCCCTGCAGGAGGATACGGACCGATCGCTGCAGGAAAGCGTCGATTTGCTGGAAAAATGGAACGGGGCGGCCAACGGCCGCATCCAGTACGCGTTCTGCCCGCGCTTCGTCGTTTCGTGCACGGAACGGCTGCTTGTCGGCGTGCGGGATTTGTCGGCGCAATACGGGGTTCGGGTGCATACCCACGCTTCCGAAAACCGCGAGGAAATCGCCATCGTGGAAGCGGAAAGGGGCATGCGCAACGTCGTTTATCTCGACCATATCGGCCTGGCCCGGCCGAATCTTATTCTGGCGCACAGCATTTGGCTGGATGAAGAGGAAAAGCGGATCATTCGGGACCGCGGCGTCAAGGTGACGCATTGTCCGGGTTCCAACCTTAAGCTCGCCTCCGGAATCGCCGAAATTCCGGATTTGCTGGAACGGGGCGTCGCGGTCGGAATCGGCGCCGACGGCGCGCCATGCAACAACAACCTCGATATGTTTCAGGAAATGCGGCTGACCGCCTTCATTCAAAAGGTGCAGCACGGGCCGACTGTCATGAACGCGCGCACGGTGCTGCGCATGGCGACGATGGGCGGGGCGGAAGTGCTCGGCCTCGAGAAGGATATCGGCAGCATCGAACCCGGGAAGCTGGCCGATTTTCAGCTTCTCGATCTGGAAGACTTTCATGCGTATCCTTCGCATGACGCGGACCTGTATTCCCGCGTTGTCTATGCCGCGACGCGCGGCGATGTGGATACGGTGATGATCGACGGGGAAATCGTCATGTCGGGCAAAGTCGTGCGGACGATCGACAAGTCGGCCGCGCTCAAAGGAGCGGACCGGTCGCTTGCGAAATTGCTCGCCAGAATCGGGTAG
- a CDS encoding DHA2 family efflux MFS transporter permease subunit encodes MAALIIGAFVAILNQTLLNVALPKIMDDLGITTNTAQWLTTGFMLVNGVLIPISAYLVGKFSTRQLFNTAMGLFTIGTLICAISGSFSMLMIGRIVQAAGAGILMPLMSVVTLTIFRVEERGKAMGVMGIAMIFAPAVGPTLSGWIVEHYDWNVLFYLLLPLAVIALVFGGIFMKNVGQRTNPQLDTWGVIWSTLGFGGLLFGFSEVGNKEDGWSDMTVILSLVVGAVSLLLFVFRELRTKVPVLEFRVFKYNMFSLTTVINVIVTMAMYAGMILTPIYLQNILGFTPMKSGLLLLPGAILMGLMSPVTGAIFDKIGARWLAVVGLAITAATTWEFSRLTVDTSYTHMIWIYSIRMFGMSLLMMPIQTAGLNQLPQRLNAHGSAMSQTLRTVAGALGTALLVSIMSNKTKSELTEAMISQGIAQTDTAAVLEATRHATVAGINHAFLYAFWFTIAALALSFFIQKTKPSEDFAKTSEAPKPATAK; translated from the coding sequence ATGGCGGCTTTGATCATCGGGGCGTTCGTGGCGATTTTGAACCAGACGCTGCTGAACGTCGCGCTGCCGAAAATCATGGACGATCTCGGCATTACGACGAATACCGCCCAATGGCTGACGACGGGCTTCATGCTCGTCAACGGCGTGCTGATCCCGATCAGCGCTTATCTCGTAGGAAAATTTTCGACTAGACAGCTGTTCAATACGGCGATGGGGCTGTTTACGATCGGTACGCTCATCTGCGCGATATCGGGCAGCTTTTCGATGCTGATGATCGGCCGAATCGTGCAAGCGGCCGGCGCCGGCATTTTGATGCCGCTGATGTCGGTCGTCACGCTGACCATCTTCCGGGTGGAAGAACGCGGCAAGGCGATGGGCGTCATGGGCATCGCGATGATTTTCGCGCCGGCGGTCGGTCCTACGCTTTCCGGCTGGATCGTCGAGCATTATGACTGGAACGTGCTGTTTTACTTGCTGCTTCCGCTTGCCGTCATCGCGCTCGTGTTCGGCGGCATCTTCATGAAAAACGTCGGCCAGCGCACGAATCCCCAATTGGATACGTGGGGCGTTATCTGGTCGACGCTCGGCTTCGGCGGCCTGCTGTTCGGCTTCAGCGAAGTCGGCAACAAGGAGGACGGCTGGAGCGATATGACCGTCATTCTGTCGCTGGTCGTCGGCGCCGTGTCGCTATTGCTCTTCGTTTTCCGCGAGCTTCGGACGAAGGTGCCGGTGCTCGAGTTCCGGGTGTTCAAGTACAACATGTTTTCGCTGACGACGGTCATCAACGTTATCGTGACGATGGCGATGTACGCCGGGATGATTTTGACCCCGATCTATTTGCAAAACATTCTGGGCTTCACGCCGATGAAGTCGGGCTTGCTGCTGCTGCCCGGAGCGATTCTCATGGGCTTGATGAGCCCGGTTACGGGGGCGATTTTCGATAAAATCGGCGCGCGCTGGCTCGCGGTCGTCGGCCTTGCCATTACGGCGGCGACGACTTGGGAATTTTCCAGACTGACGGTCGACACGTCGTACACGCACATGATCTGGATTTACTCGATCCGGATGTTCGGCATGAGCTTGCTCATGATGCCGATCCAAACGGCCGGCCTCAACCAGCTTCCGCAGCGGTTGAACGCCCACGGCTCGGCCATGTCGCAGACGCTAAGAACGGTCGCCGGAGCGCTCGGCACCGCGCTGCTCGTCTCGATCATGTCGAACAAAACGAAGAGCGAGCTGACGGAAGCGATGATCTCGCAAGGCATCGCCCAGACCGACACCGCAGCCGTGCTCGAAGCGACCCGGCATGCGACCGTCGCGGGCATCAATCACGCGTTCCTGTACGCGTTCTGGTTCACGATTGCCGCGCTGGCGCTTTCCTTCTTCATTCAAAAGACGAAGCCTAGCGAGGATTTCGCCAAAACCTCCGAGGCGCCGAAGCCCGCGACTGCCAAGTAA